One Setaria viridis chromosome 5, Setaria_viridis_v4.0, whole genome shotgun sequence genomic region harbors:
- the LOC117855277 gene encoding 17.9 kDa heat shock protein 2, with amino-acid sequence MSLVRLLDTLALDSWRNPFSIFGTAVAADAWQASDTSAFANTYIESRDTVGAYVFSAALPPGVKKEEVRVEVDEGNVLVITGERSLRREERTDGWHHIERSSATFLGRFHLPGDAAVDGVRAAMDAGVLTVTVPKVGAIAAAADADDEKAAEAPAMAIEAGPC; translated from the coding sequence ATGTCGCTGGTGAGGCTCCTGGACACGCTGGCCCTGGACTCGTGGAGGAACCCCTTCAGCATCTTCGGCACGGCGGTGGCCGCCGACGCGTGGCAGGCGAGCGACACCTCGGCGTTCGCCAACACCTACATCGAGAGCCGGGACACGGTGGGCGCGTACGTGTTCAGCGCGGCGCTGCCGCCCGGCGTGAAGAAGGAGGAGGTGCGGGTGGAGGTGGACGAGGGCAACGTGCTCGTCATCACCGGGGAGCGCAGCCTCCGCCGGGAGGAGCGCACCGACGGGTGGCACCACATCGAGCGCAGCTCCGCCACGTTCCTCGGCAGGTTCCACCTGCCCGGGGACGCCGCCGTGGACGGCGTCAGGGCCGCGATGGACGCCGGCGTGCTCACGGTCACCGTGCCCAAGGTCGgggccatcgccgccgctgccgacgccgacgacgagaAGGCGGCCgaggcgccggcgatggccatCGAGGCCGGGCCCTGCTGA
- the LOC117855671 gene encoding 16.9 kDa class I heat shock protein 3, whose amino-acid sequence MSLVRRSNVFDPFADFWDPFDVFRSVVPAASPDRDAAAFAAARIDWKETPEAHVFKADLPGVKKEEVKVEVEDGNVLVISGERSKEKEDKNDKWHRVERSSGKFLRRFRLPENAKTDQVKAGLENGVLTVTVPKAEVKKPEVKAIEISG is encoded by the coding sequence ATGTCGCTGGTCAGGCGCAGCAACGTGTTCGACCCCTTCGCCGACTTCTGGGACCCCTTCGACGTCTTCCGCTCCGTAGTGCCCGCGGCATCACCTgaccgcgacgccgccgccttcgccgccgcgcgcatCGACTGGAAGGAGACGCCGGAGGCGCACGTCTTCAAGGCCGACCTCCCCGGCGTCAAGAAGGAGGAGGTCAAGGTCGAGGTGGAGGACGGCAACGTCCTGGTGATCAGCGGCGAGCGCAGCAAGGAGAAGGAGGACAAGAACGACAAGTGGCACCGCGTCGAGCGCAGCAGCGGCAAGTtcctccgccgcttccgccTGCCGGAGAACGCCAAGACGGACCAGGTGAAGGCCGGGCTGGAGAACGGCGTGCTCACGGTCACCGTGCCCAAAGCCGAGGTGAAGAAGCCTGAGGTGAAGGCCATTGAAATTTCTGGCTGA
- the LOC117855735 gene encoding 16.9 kDa class I heat shock protein 3: protein MSLVRRSNVFDPFADFWDPFDVFRSLVPSVASSDRDTAAFANARVDWKETPEAHVFKADLPGVKKEEVKVEVEDGNVLVISGERSKEKEDKNDKWHRVERSSGKFLRRFRLPEDAKTDQVKAGMENGVLTVTVPKAEVKKPEVKAIEISG, encoded by the coding sequence ATGTCGCTCGTGAGGCGCAGCAACGTGTTCGACCCCTTCGCCGACTTCTGGGACCCCTTCGACGTCTTCCGCTCCCTGGTCCCGTCCGTCGCGTCGTCGGACCGTGacaccgccgccttcgccaacgCGCGCGTCGACTGGAAGGAGACCCCCGAGGCGCACGTCTTCAAGGCCGACCTCCCCGGCGTCAAGAAGGAGGAGGTCAAGGTCGAGGTGGAGGACGGCAATGTCCTGGTGATCAGCGGCGAGCGCAGCAAGGAGAAGGAGGACAAGAACGACAAGTGGCACCGCGTCGAGCGCAGCAGCGGCAAGTtcctccgccgcttccgccTGCCGGAGGACGCCAAGACGGACCAGGTGAAGGCCGGCATGGAGAACGGCGTGCTCACGGTCACCGTGCCCAAGGCAGAGGTCAAGAAGCCTGAGGTGAAGGCCATCGAGATCTCCGGTTAG